DNA sequence from the Candidatus Zixiibacteriota bacterium genome:
GGTATCCGAACTGGTTCTCTGGTACGCGGTGATAGGGATACTCTCGTCGCTGCTCCTGCATCCATTGAGAGAGCGAATCGAAAGCCGGTGGATTGAGGCGATCTCAAAGTGGTACTATTTGAGCCTCGTGCCGCTCGTGGTGATGCTCTTCCTGGCCATCATGCGAAGAATCTCGGACTACGGCGTCACGGAGAACCGCTATTTCGTGCTGGCGATGGCGGTAGGGCTGGCGGTTGGGGTGGGGTACATGATCGTCTCCAAACGGAAAGACATGCGCCTGATTCCGATCATTATCTGTCTTATAGCGTTTCTTTCGGCTTACGGCCCCTGGAGCGCGTTCGCCGTCTCGCGCGGAAGTCAGCAGGCGCGGCTGGCAGCACTTATGGCCAGGAACGGGATGCTGGTCGAGGGCACGGCCCAGAAACCTCCGGCGGAACCGACCCTCGAAGACCGGCAGCAAATGAGCAGCGCAACGAGTTATCTCAACGAGATGCATGGACTCGATGCGTTTGCGGAATGGCTGCCGGACAGCACGCGACAGGGATTGGATACGCTCCCGTTCTATACCAGAGACGAGGCCACCACGGAGAAGCTTGGTTTTGCGTATGCCAGCCCGGCCGTGGCATTTGACAGGGGTAAGTTCGCACCCCTCAGACTCGGCGATGAGGAACCGATAAGCACGGAGGGCTACGATCTGATGCTCCGGTTTGACGACTTGTCGGCATCCAAGTCGATCAGAAACTTCACTCTTGAGTCGGACACCTGTCGGCTGGAATTCGATACCGCCAGTTGCCGGCTGACTCTGCAGTTCAGGGGGGTATCGTATGACACGAGCGCCGTTACGGTCGTGTCCATGAGAGAACGTCTGCCTGAACTTATGGAGAAACGGAAGAGCGATGACCCGTCTCCTCAGGATATGACTTTCCATTCGGTGGATGTCGATTCGTCGGCGATGGTAGTGTTGAAAAGCATATGGTTCGGCGGGGATAGTCTGAACATCCGTTCACTCAACGGCTACCTATTCTTGCGCCGGCCCAAATGAAAAAACGGGTCTGGTGGCCCACGTTTCAGGTCTGGTGGGCCACCCGGCCTCCGCCAAAATCGTACTGAACTGGGTTAACGGGCGGAGAATCGACAACAATGTGGACATCTCCGGCATGAGCGGCATGATCTTTCTGCGGCGACCCCAATGAAAAAACCCCGTTTCCGGGGCCTCTTCGATCATCGTGTCCGTGACTACCGCTGCACCTTCTCGCCGGTCATCGCCTCGATCTCGTCTAACAGCATTTTTTCCAGCTCCGCCTCCGGCGCGGTCTTGATGATCTCGCCCTTTTTCATCAGAATCGCCTTCCCCTTGCCGCCGGTGATGCCGACATCAGCCGCCGCCGCCTCGCCGGGACCATTCACCGGGCACCCCATAACCGCAACTTTCAGCGATGACTTCATATGCTTGGTCTTCTGCTCGATCGATTCCGCCAGTGGAATCAAATCGATCTGGCACCGCCCGCAGGTTGGGCAGGCGATAATCTCCACGCCCTCTTTTCGTAACGCGCACGACTTGAGAATCTGCTTGCCGACCCGGATTTCGTGAATCGGATCCGCTGAAAGCGAAACGCGGATTGTATCGCCGATACCAGTGAGAAGAATCGCGCCGATACCCACCGAGGATTTGACCGTGCCGGTCTCAAGCGTGCCGGACTCGGTGATTCCCACGTGCAGAGGGTAATCGCACCGCTGGGCCAGCATGTGGTAGGCCCAGAAGGCGGTATTGGTGCTGGTCGATTTGACCGAGATAACGATATCGTGAAAGTCCATTTCTTCGAGAATGGCCGCCTCGCGCAGCGCCGCCTCGACAAACGCGCGGGGGTCGTCGTGGCCGTACTGCTCGAGCAAATCCTTGGGAAGCGAACCGGAGTTGACACCGATCCGTATCGGAATGCCCTTATCCTTGGCAGCTTTGGTGACCTCGCGGACTTTCCAGTCCTCGCCGATGTTTCCGGGGTTTATCCTGATCTTGTCAAACCCGGCCGCAATAGCCGCCAGGGCCAGCTTGTACTGAAAGTGTATGTCGGCGACCAGCGGACGGTCGACTTGCTTCCTGATTTCCGCCAGCTTTTCACCGGCATCGGCGTTTAGCACCGACAGCCGCACGATATCGGCGCCGGCCTCGAATAACTGGTTTATCTGTTTAACCGTGGCGGGCACGTCGCGGGTATCAGTCGTAGTCATCGATTGAATCGCGATCGGAAAACCACCTCCGATGATGACATTGCCGATCTTGACCGCGCGGCTTGAGCGTCGCTGCACCGGATAATTAAGTTCCATAAGCTTTCTTGACCACCTATCAGGCGAGTGATAATTTACCCGTTGTACGGAACAGTGCAAACGAAAGTTGGTTTCCCTTGATTTGGCTGAAACGTCTGCTGCCGCTCCTGGTCCTCGGCATGGCGGTGGGCGGGTATGTGCTCTGGGATCGCTGGAATTCAGAGAAACGATCTTTGGAGGAAAACCGCCTAGCCCTGGTCACCGCGCAGGTGTGGATCGCCACCGCCCGGTACCGCTACGATCCGGAGCGATTTGTCGCGTACCGGGACTCGCTGCTGCAGGCGGAGTCGGTTCCGCGTGAGAAGGTGCTCGAATTCCTCAACGGACGTGAAAACCAGCCGGAAGACCTTCTTCCGTTTGCCCAAAAAGTCCAGAAGTGCGTTGATTCGCTTTACAGGATTGAAGACTCTATCGTGCGCCAACGAAAGATCGACATGCGCGATTCGGTACGCGCAGCCGCCCAGAGTCCGGTCGATCTGCGCTAGCCCGGTCTGTTATCAAGTAGTCGCGAGGACGCAAACATGAACAGATACCTGATTTCTCCCGCATTAGTGATCACGGCGGTCTCCAGCGTGTCGTCCGGCGTTGACGCCGGCGAACCGGCCAGGCAAGAGCCAATAGCCACGTTTTCAATCGTGGCGCGGGACTCGGCCACCGGCGAACTCGGTGTGGCGGTGGCCTCGAAGTTCTTTACGGTCGGCAATGTCGTTCCGTGGGCGAAAGCAGGAATCGGCGCAGTAGCCACGCAGGCGTTCTGCAATACGTCGTTTGGCTGGCGCGGGCTGGATATGCTGGAGACGGGCATGACTCCCGAGCAAATTCGCGACAGCCTGCTCAAGAACGACAACGATCCCGGCCGCCGCCAGTTCGGCATTGTCGCCGCCGATGGCCGCTCGGTCACTTACACCGGCGACGGCTGCTCCGCCTGGGCGGGAGGGCGCTCCGGCCTGAATTATGCGGTGCAGGGCAATATTCTCGCGGGCGAGGCGGTGGTGGTCGCTATGGAAAAGGCCTTTCTGCAGACGGGTGGCAATCTTGCAGATCGGATGTACGCAGCTCTTCTGGCGGGCGAGGCGGCCGGCGGCGACTCGCGAGGTAAACAATCCGCAGCCTTGCTGGTAGTACGCGAGGGTGCCGGCTACGGCGGCTATACTGATAGGGCTATCGATATCCGCATCGATGACCACCCCGAACCGTTTCTTGAACTGGGGCGCATCCTGAATATCGCTCAGATGAACTACTCCTGGAATATCGCCTGGACCGCGTTTACCGAAAAGCGGTTCGCCGATGCTCTGCCGCCCATGGAGCGCTGTGCCACACTGGCCCCGGACTATGGTGAAGTTTTCTACGATCTCGCGGTGATTCGCCTGGCGAACGGAGACAGGCCGGGTGCGCGGGAGGCGCTCAGGAAAGCGGTGGTATTGAATCCCAAGCTGGTGGCGCAGGCTCGGGTGGATAGTGATCTCGGCGCCTTACACGGCGACGACAAGTATGAGACGATATTGAGAGAATCGAAGGAGTAGGCCGGCTAAGCAACCTCAAACGCGTTCGGATAGTGCTCCAGTTTGCCGCTCTGAAAGGTGATTACATCGAAGCGGAAATCGACGCCGCTTAGGTCATTGCTGATGATGTATTGCCGGGCGGAATCGGTCATGTGGGCGATTTTCTTCTTATCTACTCTCTCGATCGGATGACCGAACTTCTTGCCGACCGACGCTTTTACCTCCACAAACGCGATCACATCCTGCTTGCGCACAATAAGATCGATTTCCCTCCGCCCCGCGCGCCAGTTGCGCGCGATGATCTCGAAACCGTTGTCAGTGTAGAAACGAGCCGCCAACCGCTCGAATCTTCTTCCCGTTTCGATTCTGCGCCGGTTCTTCGGCTTTGGGTTCTTAGAAGAGGGCATACTGGTTGACCAGTTCGGCCACGGGGCGGAAGGTTCGTCTGTGAATGTCGCACGGCCCGTGCTTGCGCAGTTCCTGAAGGTGCTCCGCGGTCGGGTACCCCTTATGCGTGGAAAACGAAAAGCCGGGGTAAAGCTCCTGGTACCGATCCATGATCCGGTCGCGGGTAACTTTGGCAATAACGCTGGCGGCGGAGATGGCGCGGCAGCGGCGGTCTCCTCCGACCACCGCAAACTGGGGCTGGGACAGATTTGGAATCGACGCATTGCCGTCGACCAAAACCACATCGGGGCGCGGATCGAGGTCGATCACCGCCTTGCGCATCGCGCGCAGCGATGCCTGCAGGATGTTGATCTGGTCGATGGTCGCATGATCTATGATGCCTACCGCGCACGGCAGCGACAGCCCCACGATCTGCTCGAATACGTAGCCTCGCCTGGCCGGCGTGAGCTTCTTGGAATCATCGAGCCCGTCGATCTCGACTTCACGCGGTAAAATCACCGCCGCCGCGACGACCGGTCCGGCGAGCGGCCCGCGCCCGGCTTCGTCGACCCCGCAAACACCCGAGTAGCCGCGCTCGTAAAGCATCGTCTCGAGGTTTTCGAGAAACGCGCTTAGTGTAGTGTCTGACAGGATCGATTTGATGGCCACACGATGCTCCGGACTGACAGTGTCGTGTAGACACGCCGGGTTCACTATAAACATTATGTCGGCTGGTCAAAACTCTTTTGTTACCTGACCACGCCGGGTATTTTGGGCCCGAAGGGCAGGACCCCTATGGTCCTGTGACGTGGCAAAGGTGGCGAGAGCGACAATGTCGGGACCGTAAAGGTCCCGACATACGGCTGAATAGGTGGTACGTGGGCGGCAGACCTCCCGGTCTGCCCCGGGCAAGGTGACGCGGGAAAAGGGACGGGCGAGGCCCCCGGATCAAGTCCGGGGCAGGCTCTGCCGCCCACGAAAAAACCGTACGAAACCAACACATGTCCAAAGAACGTCAACTCGAATTCAGAATCATCGCCGGTGAGCTGAAAGGCAAAAAGATCGTCACGCCCGATCTCGGCATAACCCGTCCGCCGTTGTCGCGACTGCGCAAGGCGATTTTCGATTACCTGACGCCTTACTTGGACAACGCCGATTATCTCGATCTCTTCAGCGGCACCGGTTCGTACGTCTTCGAGGCGGTCTCCCGCGGCGCAAAAAGCGGCACCGGCGTGGAACTGGAGCCCCGCCTGGCCGAGGCGATCAATTCGCAGGCGACAAAACTTGGTGTCGGGGACAGACTCCGATGTCTGACCGGCGATGTCTTTACAGTCATCCCAGCTCTCCAGCAGCAGGGATCACGATTCGATATCATTATGATGGCTCCGCCGCAGTACAAGGGGATTATCGATCTCACTCTGAAGCTCTTGGCTGAGCATAGACTCATTATGGGCGTAGGTCAAAAACCTTCTGGTTTTGATATCTCCAAGGGACCGGATGTCGAAACCGCAGGGGTTTCGACCTACAGGGGCGAGGATCGTACGTCGCAGATCATCTGCCAGCACGATACATCGGAAACAGACAAGATTGACTGGGGAGCCTGGCGAATCGTACAGCAGCGAAAGTACGGGAACACGACGTTTACGATTCTCGGGATGTAGCTGTCGGGTTGCGCGTGGGTTTTGCGTACTGTGAGGCGACACCGGCTGACAGCGGACCGACGGCCCAGCCTCCGAGTGGGATTAATCATGGCTGTGCACTACGGTCACTGTCGGCGAAGACACCCCCAAGTCACCCTGAGCCTGTCGAAGGGTGACTACGTGACGGTGACACGGCCCGACAGTGACGGCGTCGGGACTGCAAGGGTCCCGACCTACGTTTGAGAGGAAAGTAGGTCGAATCCAGACCCGCTTCGGGGCGGATTCGACAACCGTTAACGTCCCCGACCCGTCACGGACAATCAGGAAAAAGGCGCACGGTACGTGACTTGGACAAAGGCCATCAGCGGTGAGTTTTCAGACTGTCAGCGCCTGGGCTGACTTTTGCGTTATACCGCTCGAACAGAGTAAGGGGATGTTTGATTAGCTCGTGTACTGCCTCGGGATTGAATCCCTTGTCGCTGATATGCGAGACCATCCACCAGCCCAGGGTGTAGACCAGCGACGGGCGATCAATCTCATGCGCTTTCACCTCCCGCTCCAGCTCATCCTCCGGAATTGTCCGGCTCAGATACTGACGAAGGACGCTCCTCGCAGCCTCCTGATAGGTGTTGCCCAGCCAGTCCGAGGCGACCTCTTCGGCAACCTCACCGCTCTTCACCAGGGCCATCATCTTATCGAGCTCCCGTAACCAGTGCACGACCACCGCGGTATCTTCCTTGATTGTGCGATTGAAACCCTCGGGAGGATTACAATGCATGGCGGTACCCTCCGTGACCAGCCTCCGGATCAGCCGGTTTCTCCAACGGATCGTCCAATCTGCGGCTTCGTCCCGCGAGGGCGCGAAGTACGGCTGCGCGAAGATGTGATGGAACTCGTGGGCCAGCACGGGCTCGATGCCGTCGGCGGACAGCGTGTCCAGGCCCTCGTAGCGGGTGTCCGGCGACCGACGCGCCAGGACCAGAGAATACAGATCGAAACAAACCTGTCCGTCATGGGCAAAAGCATCGCCGTTCCCGTCGAATATGAAAAACGTCTCGGGGATTTCGTGTTCGCCGTCCGGGAGCCAGCGCTCCGCGATGCTGCGGCAAGTGTCAAGATCAATCCGCGAGCTCAATCCCTTGATCCAGCTTCGGACCGACGGAAGATGCACGGTTATTTCAAGCAGGTTGCGGGAGATATCGGCCGGGCTGGGGATGGCCTCATAGGGGAGGGCCAGTAGAATCCGACGGTGGTCATCCGGCTTCACGTTGCGGAATTGCCGGTAGTACAGACGATAGGCGGGCGATTCAATAAGCGCATGGATGCGGCGAACCAACGCTGGCTTTGATTCCTTTGCGGCAATCAGGCTGTCCAGCAAGGCATCGCGCTGTTGTCTGGGGAGCGATGATAGTCGGTCAGTGATAGAGTCACAGTTCGGGGACTCATCGACCGAGGCCTGTAGTACGTCCAGCAGGGCCGTGGCGGCCGAGAAGTCGACCTGCTGTTTCGCGGTTTTCGATGATTCCCGGTAGCAGCTCAGCAAGTTTGAGGATACGACTGCACAGGCGAGGAAAAAGAGAACAGTTCGCACTTGACCACCTCAGCGAGTGGTACGGCGAATCTGAAGTTATGTTGCACGCTCTGGGAATTGAGTCGAGCGCAGGGAAACGATCGGTACGCAAGAGACTGCCGGGAAGCCCGCCGCGGCGGGACCAGGCAACACGAACGGCGTCAGGTCTCACTCCGAGCCCGACCCGCAGGGCGAGTCGGGCTCGGAGCAGGGCCTGACGCAACGGATCCGGGTCTGTCTGGAGAAAACTGCCGGGCAGTGTCGCCCGGCAGCACTTTTGAAAAGCACCGGCTACTTCTTCTCCGGCTCGCCGTTGCCTTCTTTCTCGCTGCCGGTCATGCCTTCTTTGATTCGCGCCGATTTGCCGGTCAGATCACGCATATAATACAGCTTGCCGCGCCTGACATGACCCTGGCGAACCCGCTCGATTTTCGCCACGTTCGGCGAATGCAGCGGAAACACGCGCTCCACGCCTATCCCCTCCGAAATCTTTCGCACCGTGAAGGTCTCGCCGGTGCCTCCGCCGCGACGGCTGATCACGTCCCCCTGGAAGATCTGAATACGCTCCTTGTCGCCCTCTTTGATGCGTACATGCACCCGCACGGTGTCGCCCGAACGGAACTCCGGGGTGGTGTCACGCATGAACTTCTTTTCAATCTGTGCGATTCGTTTCATGATGATGTCCTTTCTATATCAACTTCTCTATTCGTCTCATTCTGACGGCCCTTCATGATCCGCGGCTCTCAGTCTACGGAACAGATCTGGCCGGTTGCGCCGGCATTTCTCCAGGGCGGCGTCGGTACGGAACTGCTGGATCCGGGCATGATCGCCTGATACGAGCACCTCCGGCACCTTCAGACCGAGATACTCGGCCGGCTTGGTGTAGCACGGGGCGCCGGTGATCTGGTCCATGTGCGAATCACCCAGCGCCGACTCGAAATTGCCCAGCACTCTTGGAATCAACCGCGCGACTGCGTCGACCATCACCGCCGCGGCCGGTTCGCCGCCGGTGAGGACGTAATCGCCGATCGAAACCTCGTCGATCTCATACAGGCTCAACAGCCGCTCATCCACGCCGAGGTAGTGGCCGCAGATAATCGTGAGCCGCTCACACAATGAGTACTCTACCGCCAGCGATTGCGCCAGCACCCGGCCTGCCGCCGAGGTGAGAATCAGCCGCTCTTTGGAGGGCCTCTTTTCTTTGCCCTTGTGCGGCCATCCGAGCGACTCCAGGCAGCGGTCCAGCGGCTCAAGCATCATCACCATGCCGCCGCCGCCGCCGTACGGGGTGTCGTCGACCGAATGATGCTTGTCGACCGCGAAGTCACGCGGGTTTACCAATACTATGTCAAAGAGCTGCTTGTCCCACGCTTTCCCGATCAGTGACTGCCGCATGGACAGGCTGAAATAATCAGGAAACAGTGTGACAATCTCAAACTTCATGATCCGTTTTTCTCGTCCGTGTCGTCGAACATGCCGCCGCTCACCACTACTACCGTGCGCAGGACGGTGTCGATCTTTCGCACATAGTCATTTACCGCCGGAAACAAGACATCTTTACCGCTGTCAGTCCTGACCACGTACACGTCGTTGGCCGGGTAGCGAATCACGTCGATAATCTCACCCAGGCGCCGTCCGTTGTCGGCATCGCGCACCGCGCAGCCGACCAGGTCAAAAACGTAGTGCGTATCCGGCGGCAGCGCTACCAGTTGCGTTCTTGCTACGGCCAGTTGGCGATTGGTGTACCGGGCGGCATCCTCACGACTGTCAATTCCGACAAATTTGATCACCGGCCGTCCCCCGATAACTTCCGCCGCCTCGATTTCGAGTTCGCGCCAGGCGTCCTGTTCGCTCACCAGAATCCGATCCAGCTCGCCGAACCGTTCGGGGAAGTCGGTGTCGGGGGTTATCCAGATCCAGCCGTGCACTCCGCGGGCGCGACCGAGACGGCCGACCAGTATCAGATCTCCTTTGGTTTCCAACTACTCCAGTATTTCCAGCACTGCCCGTTTGCCCTGGCGCGCGGCCGCCGCCGCCAGCAGCGTTCGGATCGCCCTGGCCGTCTGACCGGATTTGCCGATCACCTTGCCGAGATCACCCGCGCCGACTCGCAGTTCGTAAACCGTCGTGCGCGAGCCTTCTACCTCGCTGATCGCAACCGCCTCCGGGTTGTCTACCAGCGCCCTGACAATCGTCTCGAGGAAATCCTTCATGGCGTATCCTCACCAATGCCGACTTGTTCACGCCGGGTAACCGATCCCGGGCAAGTGGCCGGCCGCAGCCATTATCAACCTTCGGTCTTCTCGCCTTCGGCCGGAGGCTGGGCCGCCGCCGCGGCTTCGGCCTCAGCCGCCTGTGCCCGGGCCGCCGCCGCCTTCTTGGCTTTCCGGGTCTTCTTCTTGCGCTCCGTAATCGTGGCCTTGAGGGCCAACTCGGCCACATCCTGACCGGCCCGGACTTTGTGATACTTCTCAGTAAACCCGATCTGCGTCAGGAGCGAACTGACCGTATCGCTCGGCTCGGCGCCGGTGTTCAGCCAGTAGGTGAGTCGTTCCTCTTTGACCGACACGACCGCCGGGCGCTCGATCGGGTTGTAAGTTCCCAGCACCTCCAGAAAACGGCCGTCGCGAGCGCGGCGCGAATCCGCCGCCACGATACGGTAATACGGGCGCTTTTTCTTGCCCATCCGACGAAGTCTAATGTGTACTGCCAACTACCAAATCCTCCTTAGAGTTTATCACTAAAACGGCATTAAGTTCTTGGGTAAACCTTTGAAATCTTTCTTTCCAATCGACACAAACATCTTTTGCATGGCGAAGAACTGCTTGAGCAATTGATTGACCGTCTGCACCGATGTGCCCGATCCGAGCGCGATTCGCTTCTTCCGGGAGCCGTCGATAAGGTGCGGATGGCGCCGCTCCTGCGGGGTCATCGATTTGATAATCGCCGCGGTGCGCTCGATCTCGTTCTCGTCGAATTTGATCCCCTTGAGCGCCTTTCCGATTCCAGGCACCATCCCCAGCACCGACTCCAGCGGTCCCATCTTTTTGAGCTGGTTCATTTGCTCGAGAAAGTCCTCGAAGTCAAACTTGGCCTTGAGCAGCTTCTGCTGGAGCTTCTTGGCCTGCTCCATGTCGACCGTGGCCTGGGCCTTCTCGACCAGCGTAACAATATCGCCCATGCCGAGAATGCGCGACGCCAGGCGGTCTGGATGAAACGGTTCCAGATCGCCTAGTTTTTCGCCCACCGAGGCGAGCTTGATCGGACAGCCAGTTACTCTGCGGATCGAGAGCGCCGCGCCGCCACGGGCATCGCCGTCGAGTTTGGACAGCACCACACCGGTGATATTGAGGCGCTTGTGGAATACGTCGGCGACATTGACCGCATCCTGGCCGGTCATGCTGTCGGCGACCAAGAGAATCTCATGCGGCTTGACGGCCTTCTTGATCTCCTCGAGCTCAAGCATCAGGTCGTCGTCTACGTGCAAACGCCCGGCGGTGTCTAAGATAACCAGATCGATGAAGCTCTTCTCGGCATGTTTCACCGCCTGGCGGCAAATCTCTACCGGGTTTTGTCCGTCGAGAGAGAACTGCTCGACCTGGATCGAATCCGCCAGCACCTTGAGCTGTTTGACCGCGGCGGGGCGGTAGATATCGGCGGCCACCACGAGCGGTTTTTGATTTTTGCGCTTGTGCATAAGCGCCAGCTTGCCGACCAGGGTCGTCTTGCCGGAGCCTTGCAGGCCGCAGACCATGTAGATAGTGGGGGATTTGTCGACCGGGGCAAGCGGGGCGGCTTTCCCGCCGAGAAGTTCGACCAGCTCGTCGTGAACGATTTTGACAATCTGCTGGCCGGGATCGATAGACTTGAGTACCTCAGTGCCGACTGCTTTCTCCTGGACCGACTTGACGAAATCGCGCGCCACCTTGAAGTTGACGTCAGCTTCGAGCAGCGCCTGCCGGACTTCGCGCATAGAGTCCTTGATATTCGTCTCCGAGATCTTGCCAAGGCCGCGCAGCTTTTTGAAGGCAAGCTCGAGCTTGTCGGTCAGATGTGAGAACATGGCACTGAGTTTGTGGCGATCACCTCATGGGTCGATGTTACTCTATCTTGTTTCTCTTCAGCCCCAAAGGCCCGGGTAATATAGGGATTTGGTGAGAAAGGGCAAGGGGGGGACGAATCTTTGCCGTTACTCAATCTGAATCCACTTTTCCCTTGTTCCCCTCTCTGGGGTGACCTATTATCAAAGCTTGATTCGGCCGTTTCCGGCGCGCGACGTGTATAATTGAAGTCGAAAGTAACTCATGATGTTGGTACACAAGGCCTT
Encoded proteins:
- the ffh gene encoding signal recognition particle protein encodes the protein MFSHLTDKLELAFKKLRGLGKISETNIKDSMREVRQALLEADVNFKVARDFVKSVQEKAVGTEVLKSIDPGQQIVKIVHDELVELLGGKAAPLAPVDKSPTIYMVCGLQGSGKTTLVGKLALMHKRKNQKPLVVAADIYRPAAVKQLKVLADSIQVEQFSLDGQNPVEICRQAVKHAEKSFIDLVILDTAGRLHVDDDLMLELEEIKKAVKPHEILLVADSMTGQDAVNVADVFHKRLNITGVVLSKLDGDARGGAALSIRRVTGCPIKLASVGEKLGDLEPFHPDRLASRILGMGDIVTLVEKAQATVDMEQAKKLQQKLLKAKFDFEDFLEQMNQLKKMGPLESVLGMVPGIGKALKGIKFDENEIERTAAIIKSMTPQERRHPHLIDGSRKKRIALGSGTSVQTVNQLLKQFFAMQKMFVSIGKKDFKGLPKNLMPF